A window of Frankiaceae bacterium contains these coding sequences:
- a CDS encoding HAD family phosphatase: MLFDMDGLLVDSEPVWSVAEAEIMAWLGGPWNLDVKAQCVGRRVDEACRILVGVAGSTVPPEEVERRLVARMCELFRADLPVLPGAAELVDAVRAAGIATALVSSSYRALVDAALESFGAHRFDVTVGGDEVTRAKPDPEPYATAAARLGAHPADCVVVEDSAAGATSGVAAGCRVLAVPNVVPMPPGIAHAEAASLTDVSVATLAAMV, from the coding sequence GTGCTGTTCGACATGGACGGGCTGCTCGTCGACTCCGAGCCGGTCTGGTCGGTCGCCGAGGCCGAGATCATGGCCTGGCTCGGCGGGCCGTGGAACCTCGACGTCAAGGCGCAGTGCGTCGGCCGCCGCGTGGACGAGGCGTGCCGCATCCTCGTCGGCGTCGCGGGCTCGACGGTGCCGCCCGAGGAGGTCGAACGCCGCCTCGTCGCCCGCATGTGCGAGCTGTTCCGCGCCGACCTGCCCGTGCTGCCCGGCGCGGCCGAGCTGGTCGACGCCGTCCGCGCGGCTGGCATCGCGACCGCGCTCGTGTCGTCGTCGTACCGCGCGCTCGTGGACGCGGCGCTGGAGTCGTTCGGGGCGCACCGCTTCGACGTCACCGTCGGCGGCGACGAGGTGACGCGCGCCAAGCCGGACCCGGAGCCGTACGCCACCGCCGCCGCCCGCCTCGGCGCCCACCCCGCCGACTGCGTCGTGGTCGAGGACAGCGCGGCGGGCGCGACGTCCGGCGTCGCTGCCGGGTGCCGCGTGCTCGCCGTCCCGAACGTCGTCCCGATGCCCCCCGGCATCGCGCACGCCGAGGCCGCGTCGCTCACCGATGTCAGCGTCGCGACGCTGGCGGCGATGGTCTAG
- a CDS encoding sigma-70 family RNA polymerase sigma factor, which translates to MNAALAAPGRPRAEAAAAGVAELYAATYARLVGALTVATGSRADAEEVVQEAFARLLPRWSTVETYDNPEAWVRTVAFRLSASRWRRAKVAARAMARIGVAPDVEPPDGSRLDAERVLEGLPRAYREVLVLHHALGLPLEQVAAELRIPVGTVKSRLSRARAAAAARGGDRHE; encoded by the coding sequence ATGAACGCAGCCCTGGCCGCCCCCGGGCGGCCGCGCGCCGAGGCCGCCGCCGCGGGCGTCGCGGAGCTGTACGCCGCGACGTACGCCCGCCTCGTCGGCGCGCTCACGGTCGCCACCGGCAGCCGAGCGGACGCCGAGGAGGTCGTCCAGGAGGCGTTCGCCCGCCTGCTGCCGCGGTGGAGCACCGTCGAGACGTACGACAACCCCGAGGCCTGGGTCCGTACCGTCGCGTTCCGCCTCTCCGCCTCCCGCTGGCGCCGCGCCAAGGTCGCCGCGCGGGCGATGGCACGGATCGGCGTGGCCCCGGACGTCGAGCCGCCCGACGGCAGCCGCCTCGACGCCGAACGGGTGCTCGAAGGGCTGCCGCGCGCGTACCGCGAGGTCCTCGTCCTGCACCACGCGCTCGGCCTGCCGCTGGAGCAGGTCGCGGCCGAGCTGCGCATCCCCGTCGGCACCGTCAAGAGCCGCCTGTCCCGCGCCCGCGCCGCGGCCGCCGCGCGCGGAGGAGACCGCCATGAGTGA
- a CDS encoding universal stress protein, with product MSSYSRVLVGTDGSETSYKAVDRAAEIARESGAQLLIVTAYRPLSPREQQEAAQQLGAEAYKITGSHPAEDVLREACVRIGEGVDVETLAVQGDPVDVIVKTAQDRKADLLVVGNRGLNSITGRLLGSVPSVVTHRAQCDVLIVATT from the coding sequence ATGAGCAGCTACAGCCGGGTGCTGGTCGGCACGGACGGGTCGGAGACGTCGTACAAGGCGGTGGACCGCGCCGCCGAGATCGCCCGCGAGAGCGGCGCGCAGCTCCTGATCGTGACGGCGTACCGCCCGCTGTCGCCGCGCGAGCAGCAGGAGGCCGCGCAGCAGCTCGGCGCGGAGGCGTACAAGATCACCGGCTCGCACCCCGCCGAGGACGTGCTGCGCGAGGCGTGCGTCCGCATCGGCGAGGGCGTCGACGTGGAGACGCTCGCGGTGCAGGGCGACCCTGTCGACGTCATCGTCAAGACCGCGCAGGACCGCAAGGCCGACCTGCTCGTCGTCGGCAACCGCGGCCTCAACAGCATCACGGGCCGCCTGCTCGGCTCCGTACCCTCCGTCGTGACGCACCGCGCGCAGTGCGACGTCCTGATCGTGGCCACGACCTGA
- the metH gene encoding methionine synthase — MADILSELRQRVVVCDGAMGTMLQAADPSLDDFEGHEGCNEILNVTRPDVVKDVHAAYFDAGVDAVETNTFGANLGNLGEYGIPERIHELSVSGARLAREVADGYSTPDRPRWVIGSMGPGTKLPTLGHVPYAVLRDAYQANAAGLVEGGADALLIETAQDLLQAKAAIVGARRAVAASGRSVGVFAQVTVETTGTMLLGSEIGAALTAIEPLGVDLIGLNCATGPAEMGEHLRYLAKHSTIGVSCMPNAGLPTLGKHGAEYPLTPEELADALDQFTKEYGLALVGGCCGTTPEHLRQVVERVRGRELAPRKPRHESGAASLYQHVPFRQDTSFMVIGERTNANGSRAFRDAMLEERWDDCVEILRSQVRDGAHMIDLCVDYVGRDGARDMSELASRFATASTLPIVLDSTEANVLQAGLEHLGGRAVINSVNYEDGDGPDSRMAKVMPMVREHGAAVIALTIDEEGQARTAEWKTRIAYRLIEDLTTNWGLRTSDILVDCLTFPIATGQEETRRDGIETIEAIRQLKARYPDVHTTLGVSNVSFGLNPAARIVLNSVFLAECVKAGLDSAIVHASKILPMSRIPDEQRSVALDLVYDRRREGYDPVQAFLDLFEGVDPAAGRASRAEELLALPLSERLERRIVDGERKGLEGDLDEAMQTRPPLEIINDTLLAGMKIVGDLFASGEMQLPFVLQSAEVMKAAVAYLEPHMEKADSGGKGTIVLATVKGDVHDIGKNLVDIILSNNGYSVVNLGIKQPISAILDAASEHSADAIGMSGLLVKSTVIMKENLQEMTQRGVSTPVLLGGAALTRAYVERDLREVYDGDVSYARDAFEGLRLMDAVMAAKRSPGSVPASATPHAPKEAPSERPAPRRRLVEVDESTLPAKSDVATDVPVPAVPFYGSRVVKGIALQDYASYLDERATFMGQWGLRGSRGGKGPSYEELVETEGRPRLRDWLARIQSEGIMNAAVTYGYFPCVSKGDDLIILSEDGAERCRFTFPRQRRDRRLCISDFFRPEESGEVDVVAFHVVTMGEHVSEVTGELFARNAYREYLELHGLSVQLTEALAEMWHARVREEMGIAGEDSPELSEVFRQAYRGSRYSFGYPACPNLEDQTKLMDLLQPERIGVQLSEEFQLHPEQSTSAIIVHHPEAKYFAAR; from the coding sequence GTGGCCGACATCCTGAGTGAGCTCCGTCAGCGCGTCGTCGTCTGCGACGGCGCGATGGGCACGATGCTGCAGGCGGCCGACCCGTCGCTCGACGACTTCGAGGGGCACGAGGGCTGCAACGAGATCCTCAACGTCACGCGCCCCGACGTCGTCAAGGACGTGCACGCCGCGTACTTCGACGCGGGTGTGGACGCCGTCGAGACCAACACGTTCGGCGCCAACCTCGGCAACCTCGGCGAGTACGGCATCCCCGAGCGCATCCACGAGCTGTCCGTCTCCGGCGCGCGGCTGGCCCGCGAGGTCGCCGACGGCTACTCCACGCCCGACCGGCCGCGCTGGGTCATCGGCTCCATGGGTCCTGGTACGAAGCTGCCGACGCTCGGCCACGTGCCGTACGCCGTGCTGCGCGACGCGTACCAGGCCAACGCCGCGGGCCTCGTCGAGGGCGGCGCCGACGCGCTGCTCATCGAGACCGCGCAGGACCTCCTCCAGGCCAAGGCCGCGATCGTCGGCGCCCGCCGCGCGGTGGCGGCATCGGGGCGGTCCGTCGGCGTCTTCGCGCAGGTCACCGTCGAGACCACCGGCACCATGCTGCTGGGCTCCGAGATCGGCGCGGCGCTCACCGCCATCGAGCCGCTCGGCGTCGACCTCATCGGCCTCAACTGCGCCACCGGCCCGGCCGAGATGGGCGAGCACCTGCGCTACCTCGCCAAGCACTCGACCATCGGCGTCTCCTGCATGCCCAACGCCGGCCTGCCGACCCTCGGCAAGCACGGCGCCGAGTACCCGCTCACGCCCGAGGAGCTGGCCGACGCGCTCGACCAGTTCACGAAGGAGTACGGCCTCGCGCTCGTCGGCGGCTGCTGCGGCACCACGCCCGAGCACCTGCGCCAGGTCGTCGAGCGGGTCCGCGGCCGCGAGCTCGCCCCGCGCAAGCCCCGGCACGAGTCGGGGGCGGCGTCGCTGTACCAGCACGTGCCGTTCCGCCAGGACACGTCGTTCATGGTCATCGGCGAGCGCACCAACGCCAACGGCTCGCGCGCGTTCCGCGACGCGATGCTGGAGGAGCGCTGGGACGACTGCGTCGAGATCCTGCGCTCGCAGGTCCGCGACGGCGCGCACATGATCGACCTCTGCGTCGACTACGTCGGCCGCGACGGCGCCCGCGACATGAGCGAGCTGGCGTCGCGCTTCGCCACCGCCTCGACGCTGCCGATCGTGCTCGACTCGACCGAGGCCAACGTCCTCCAGGCGGGCCTCGAGCACCTCGGCGGCCGCGCGGTCATCAACTCCGTCAACTACGAGGACGGCGACGGCCCCGACTCCCGCATGGCCAAGGTCATGCCGATGGTCCGCGAGCACGGCGCCGCCGTCATCGCGCTGACCATCGACGAGGAGGGGCAGGCGCGTACCGCGGAGTGGAAGACCCGCATCGCGTACCGCCTCATCGAGGACCTCACGACCAACTGGGGCCTGCGGACGTCCGACATCCTCGTCGACTGCCTGACGTTCCCCATCGCCACCGGCCAGGAGGAGACTCGCCGCGACGGCATCGAGACCATCGAGGCGATCCGCCAGCTCAAGGCGCGCTACCCCGACGTGCACACGACGCTCGGCGTCTCCAACGTGTCGTTCGGCCTCAACCCCGCCGCGCGCATCGTGCTCAACTCCGTGTTCCTCGCCGAGTGCGTCAAGGCCGGCCTCGACTCGGCGATCGTGCACGCGTCGAAGATCCTGCCGATGTCGCGGATCCCCGACGAGCAGCGTTCCGTCGCGCTCGACCTCGTCTACGACCGCAGGCGCGAGGGGTACGACCCGGTGCAGGCGTTCCTCGACCTGTTCGAGGGCGTCGACCCGGCCGCCGGCCGCGCGTCGCGCGCCGAGGAGCTGCTCGCGCTGCCGCTGTCCGAGCGGCTGGAGCGCCGCATCGTCGACGGCGAGCGCAAGGGGCTCGAGGGCGACCTCGACGAGGCCATGCAGACGCGGCCGCCGCTGGAGATCATCAACGACACGCTGCTCGCCGGCATGAAGATCGTCGGCGACCTGTTCGCGAGCGGCGAGATGCAGCTGCCGTTCGTCCTGCAGTCGGCCGAGGTCATGAAGGCCGCCGTGGCCTACCTCGAGCCGCACATGGAGAAGGCAGACTCCGGCGGCAAGGGCACGATCGTTCTCGCGACCGTCAAGGGCGACGTCCACGACATCGGCAAGAACCTCGTCGACATCATCCTGAGCAACAACGGCTACTCCGTCGTCAACCTCGGCATCAAGCAGCCGATCTCCGCGATCCTCGACGCCGCGTCCGAGCACTCCGCCGACGCCATCGGCATGAGCGGCCTGCTCGTGAAGTCGACCGTGATCATGAAGGAGAACCTCCAGGAGATGACGCAGCGCGGCGTCTCCACGCCGGTCCTCCTGGGTGGGGCGGCGCTGACCCGCGCGTACGTCGAGCGCGACCTCCGCGAGGTCTACGACGGCGACGTGTCGTACGCCCGCGACGCGTTCGAGGGGCTGCGGCTCATGGACGCCGTCATGGCGGCCAAGCGCTCGCCGGGGTCGGTGCCGGCGTCGGCGACGCCGCACGCGCCGAAGGAGGCGCCGTCCGAGCGGCCCGCGCCTCGCCGGCGGCTCGTCGAGGTGGACGAGTCCACGCTCCCCGCCAAGTCCGACGTCGCCACCGACGTGCCCGTGCCCGCCGTGCCGTTCTACGGCTCCCGCGTCGTCAAGGGCATCGCGCTGCAGGACTACGCGTCGTACCTCGACGAGCGGGCGACCTTCATGGGGCAGTGGGGGCTGCGCGGCTCGCGTGGCGGCAAGGGCCCGTCGTACGAGGAGCTGGTCGAGACCGAGGGCCGCCCGCGGCTGCGCGACTGGCTGGCCCGCATCCAGTCCGAAGGCATCATGAACGCCGCGGTGACGTACGGGTACTTCCCGTGCGTCAGCAAGGGCGACGACCTCATCATCCTGAGCGAGGACGGCGCCGAGCGGTGCCGCTTCACGTTCCCCCGGCAGCGGCGCGACCGGCGCCTGTGCATCTCCGACTTCTTCCGTCCTGAGGAGTCGGGCGAGGTCGACGTGGTGGCGTTCCACGTCGTCACCATGGGCGAGCACGTGTCCGAGGTGACCGGCGAGCTGTTCGCGCGCAACGCCTACCGCGAGTACCTCGAGCTGCACGGCCTGTCCGTCCAGCTCACCGAGGCCCTCGCCGAGATGTGGCACGCGCGCGTCCGTGAGGAGATGGGCATCGCCGGCGAGGACTCGCCGGAGCTGTCCGAGGTCTTCCGGCAGGCGTACCGCGGGTCGCGGTACTCCTTCGGCTACCCGGCCTGCCCCAACCTCGAGGACCAGACCAAGCTCATGGACCTGCTCCAGCCCGAGCGGATCGGCGTCCAGCTGTCGGAGGAGTTCCAGCTGCACCCCGAGCAGTCGACGTCGGCGATCATCGTCCACCACCCCGAGGCCAAGTACTTCGCGGCTCGGTGA
- a CDS encoding class I lanthipeptide, whose product MKRALVLKKETLTQLGTDELAAVAGGGTVTEFTCTGMSVTFCTVCTVTTAVSDIPDVATIDSPCGTR is encoded by the coding sequence ATGAAGCGCGCGCTCGTCCTCAAGAAGGAGACCCTCACCCAGCTCGGCACGGACGAGCTCGCCGCGGTCGCCGGCGGCGGCACGGTCACCGAGTTCACGTGCACGGGGATGTCGGTGACGTTCTGCACCGTCTGCACCGTCACGACCGCCGTCTCGGACATCCCGGACGTCGCGACGATCGACTCGCCGTGCGGGACCCGCTGA
- the mshC gene encoding cysteine--1-D-myo-inosityl 2-amino-2-deoxy-alpha-D-glucopyranoside ligase — MESWQTPAPATLSGQGLPLRLRDTSTGEVRPLAPGPTATMYVCGITPYDAAHLGHAFAYLTYDLVTRVLRDSGHDVTYTQNVTDVDEPLFERAAETHDDWQALGSREIEQFRADMSALNVAPPTHLVGAVEAMPMIVEMIGLLRENGATYDVDGDTYFSIGAASHFGSVGNLSYDRMVELSAERGGDPQRAGKKDPLDPVLWLKERPGEPAWHAPWGRGRPGWHVECSAIARATLGDTIDLHGGGTDLVFPHHEMSAAEASCALGVWPFVRHWAHNAMVALNGEKMSKSKGNLVFVRHLRLDHDPMAIRLALLNHHYGSDWEWFHSDITAAGERLDRWRAAVAAPNGPDAGGLVDAVRRHLADDLNTPAAVAAIDRWVAETLRTGGRDATAPALVAGLSDSLLGVVLR; from the coding sequence ATGGAGTCCTGGCAGACGCCCGCGCCGGCCACCCTGAGCGGCCAAGGGCTCCCGCTGCGGCTCCGCGACACCTCCACCGGCGAGGTCCGCCCGCTCGCGCCGGGCCCGACCGCGACGATGTACGTCTGCGGCATCACGCCGTACGACGCCGCGCACCTCGGGCACGCGTTCGCCTACCTGACGTACGACCTCGTCACCCGGGTCCTCCGCGACAGCGGCCACGACGTCACGTACACGCAGAACGTCACCGACGTCGACGAGCCGCTGTTCGAACGCGCCGCCGAGACCCACGACGACTGGCAGGCGCTGGGCAGCAGGGAGATCGAGCAGTTCCGCGCCGACATGAGCGCCCTCAACGTGGCGCCCCCCACGCACCTCGTCGGCGCCGTCGAGGCGATGCCGATGATCGTCGAGATGATCGGCCTGCTGCGGGAGAACGGCGCGACGTACGACGTCGACGGCGACACGTACTTCTCCATCGGCGCCGCGAGCCACTTCGGCAGCGTCGGCAACCTGTCGTACGACCGCATGGTCGAGCTGTCCGCCGAACGTGGCGGCGACCCGCAGCGGGCGGGCAAGAAGGACCCCCTCGACCCCGTGCTCTGGCTGAAGGAACGCCCCGGCGAGCCCGCCTGGCACGCGCCGTGGGGGAGGGGGCGGCCTGGCTGGCACGTCGAGTGCTCCGCCATCGCCCGCGCGACGCTCGGCGACACGATCGACCTGCACGGCGGCGGGACTGACCTCGTGTTCCCGCACCACGAGATGTCGGCGGCGGAGGCGTCGTGCGCGCTCGGCGTGTGGCCGTTCGTACGCCACTGGGCCCACAACGCGATGGTCGCGCTGAACGGCGAGAAGATGTCGAAGTCGAAGGGCAACCTCGTCTTCGTCCGGCACCTGCGCCTCGACCACGACCCGATGGCGATCCGCCTCGCGCTGTTGAACCACCACTACGGCAGCGACTGGGAGTGGTTCCACTCCGACATCACCGCCGCCGGCGAACGCCTCGACCGCTGGCGGGCAGCGGTTGCCGCGCCGAACGGGCCCGACGCGGGCGGCCTGGTCGATGCCGTACGCCGCCACCTCGCCGACGACCTCAACACCCCCGCCGCCGTCGCCGCGATCGACCGCTGGGTCGCGGAGACGTTGCGCACCGGGGGCCGCGACGCGACCGCGCCGGCCCTCGTGGCCGGCCTGTCCGACTCGCTCCTGGGAGTGGTGCTGCGATGA
- a CDS encoding PAC2 family protein → MSGIVPERSLRSPVVIAAFEGWNDAGDAATAAVEHLELVWEARPLVTIDPEDYYDFQVNRPTVTLIDGVTRRIQWPSTRMSLCRLDGPRDVILLRGLEPNMRWKAFCGEILDVAMDLDADLLLALGALLADAPHTRPIPVTGTASDPAVATRLGLDSSRYEGPTGIVGVLHDQCVQRGLPSVSFWAAVPHYVAQPPSPKATLALLRRVEDVLDVQVPLGDLEEQARAWERQVNELAAEDGEVAEYVRSLEEREAETDLPEASGEAIAREFERFLRRSGDDPTG, encoded by the coding sequence ATGAGCGGCATCGTGCCGGAGCGTTCGCTGCGTTCGCCCGTGGTGATCGCGGCGTTCGAGGGCTGGAACGACGCGGGCGACGCCGCCACCGCCGCGGTCGAGCACCTCGAGCTGGTCTGGGAGGCGCGGCCGCTCGTCACGATCGACCCCGAGGACTACTACGACTTCCAGGTCAACCGGCCGACCGTGACGTTGATCGACGGCGTGACGCGCCGGATCCAGTGGCCGTCGACGCGCATGTCGCTCTGCCGGCTCGACGGCCCGCGCGACGTCATCCTGCTGCGCGGCCTCGAGCCCAACATGCGCTGGAAGGCGTTCTGCGGCGAGATCCTCGACGTGGCGATGGACCTCGACGCGGACCTGCTGCTGGCGCTGGGGGCGTTGCTCGCGGACGCGCCGCACACCCGCCCGATCCCCGTCACCGGCACGGCGTCGGACCCGGCCGTCGCGACGCGGCTCGGCCTCGACTCGTCGCGGTACGAGGGCCCCACCGGCATCGTCGGCGTGCTGCACGACCAGTGCGTGCAGCGCGGGCTGCCGTCGGTGTCGTTCTGGGCGGCGGTCCCCCACTACGTCGCGCAGCCGCCGTCGCCCAAGGCGACGCTGGCGCTGCTGCGCAGGGTCGAGGACGTGCTCGACGTGCAGGTGCCGCTCGGCGACCTGGAGGAGCAGGCGCGCGCGTGGGAGCGCCAGGTCAACGAGCTGGCCGCCGAGGACGGCGAGGTCGCGGAGTACGTGCGCTCGCTCGAGGAGCGCGAGGCGGAGACGGACCTGCCGGAGGCGAGCGGCGAGGCGATCGCGCGGGAGTTCGAACGCTTCCTGCGCCGCTCCGGCGACGACCCGACGGGCTGA
- a CDS encoding alpha/beta hydrolase, with protein MRRPDRGHDLSALGSGTPVAGGRDLSLPGSGVRLAATRWAGTGAPVLLLHGLASQRRFWNLVVPDLAGRPVCALDQRGHGDSDKPDEGYDLSTVAADAATAMDALGWSRAVIVGHSWGAAVATTFAAEHPERVLAVVAIDGGLGELGEDEPREEVRRRLEPPRVAVRPEELPGLLRENSELKPWWSQAVEDAKLPLFEVCDDGLARARLTFERHMMVVDGLLDYSARDALPKITAPYWAVVALREDDWSQAKEAARRRALALLARPRAFSLHGAVHDVPLQWPAVIAGVVRAAADEAATGAGEGRG; from the coding sequence GTGCGACGTCCTGATCGTGGCCACGACCTGAGCGCACTCGGCAGCGGAACGCCCGTCGCGGGCGGCCGCGACCTCTCCCTCCCCGGCTCCGGCGTACGCCTCGCCGCCACCCGCTGGGCCGGCACCGGCGCCCCGGTCCTGCTGCTGCACGGCCTGGCGTCGCAGCGCCGCTTCTGGAACCTCGTCGTCCCCGACCTCGCGGGCCGTCCCGTCTGCGCGCTGGACCAGCGCGGCCACGGCGACTCCGACAAGCCCGACGAGGGGTACGACCTCTCCACGGTCGCCGCCGACGCCGCCACGGCGATGGACGCGCTCGGCTGGTCGCGCGCGGTCATCGTGGGCCACTCGTGGGGCGCGGCGGTCGCGACGACCTTCGCCGCGGAGCATCCCGAACGCGTGCTCGCCGTCGTCGCGATCGACGGCGGGCTCGGCGAGCTGGGCGAGGACGAGCCGCGCGAGGAGGTACGCCGCAGGCTGGAGCCGCCGCGAGTCGCGGTCCGCCCCGAGGAGCTGCCCGGCCTGCTGCGCGAGAACAGCGAGCTGAAGCCGTGGTGGTCGCAGGCCGTCGAGGACGCCAAGCTGCCGCTCTTCGAGGTCTGCGACGACGGGCTGGCGCGGGCGCGGCTGACGTTCGAGCGGCACATGATGGTCGTCGACGGGCTGCTCGACTACTCCGCGCGCGACGCGCTGCCCAAGATCACGGCGCCGTACTGGGCGGTCGTCGCGCTGCGCGAGGACGACTGGTCGCAGGCCAAGGAGGCGGCGCGCCGCAGGGCCCTGGCGCTGCTCGCGCGACCTCGGGCGTTCTCCCTCCACGGCGCCGTCCACGACGTACCCTTGCAGTGGCCTGCCGTGATCGCGGGGGTCGTCCGCGCCGCGGCCGACGAGGCCGCGACTGGCGCCGGAGAAGGGCGGGGATGA